A single Biomphalaria glabrata chromosome 2, xgBioGlab47.1, whole genome shotgun sequence DNA region contains:
- the LOC106064688 gene encoding uncharacterized protein LOC106064688 produces MTLKDSFMRATLLMRIAVIVAFVAQACSWVSFTTTSWTRGYFDPLEGRSLPYIGLWRSCSYSPPKFASGCNFLDGTPSDALAMTQAFGIVGFVGLNLGFLLVVLKIFTDKLKGNSESLLIAGISMIVSAISWLLAFIIFLIMYAPSSSLLGYSFLLAGFSFILAAVAGVLVLCARS; encoded by the exons GCTACGCTGCTTATGAGAATAGCCGTGATAGTTGCCTTTGTTGCACAGGCATGCAG TTGGGTCTCCTTTACAACCACGTCATGGACTAGAGGATATTTTGATCCTCTAGAAGGGAGAAGCCTTCCTTACATAGGATTGTGGAGATCATGCAGCTATTCACCACCTAAATTTGCTAGTGGATGCAATTTTTTGGATGGGACACCTTCCG ATGCTTTAGCTATGACTCAGGCATTTGGAATAGTGGGTTTTGTTGGCCTAAATCTGGGTTTTCTTCTTGTTGTTCTAAAAATATTCACGGATAAATTGAAAGGGAACTCGGAGTCACTTCTTATTGCGGGAATATCTATGATTGTATCAG CGATCTCTTGGCTTTTGGCTTTCATCATCTTTTTAATAATGTACGCGCCGAGTTCCTCCTTGCTTGGCTATTCATTTCTTCTAGCTgggttttctttcattttggcAGCAGTAGCTGGAGTACTTGTGTTGTGTGCCCGCTCTTAG